The Halotia branconii CENA392 region CGGGTCAAAGTCAAAGGGATTTTCGATAAAACCACCACGTTTACAATAGGTCGTATGCGGGGCTGTTCCATTCTCCTCATAATAATCTTCAACTAGCCAGCGATCGCTCGGAACTTCTTTAATAAAGGAGCGTTTTTCATCGAGAAACTGCCAATATTGCTCTAAATTATCAGCCCCAGGAATTTTACAAGCCATGCCGATAATTGCAATATCTTCTTGTTTTACATCCATTGCTTTAAAGTTTGATTGTTGCAGCATCGAATTAGTTGGAGTCTCCTTTTTAGGCTTGTTGATAGGCGTTTCTGCGGTTGAAATTGCATCACCATACTGTTTTTCTAGATGGTCTGCTAATTCATCCGGTGTTTGATATTCAAAGAAAAGTGTGGGAGATAATTGATGTTTGAAGGTTAGACTTAATTGTTTAATTGCTTCTACAGCGCCTAGAGAATCTAGCCCTAACTCTTGAAAAGACCTGTATCCTTCTACTTGTTCTTGGGGAATTGTCACATATTGACTGAGTATGTCTCGAACCAGTCGCCGGATATTTTGAGTTTTAGGTTGGGGAAGAGGGACTAGGGGTTGGGGAAGAGGGGCTAGGGGTTGGGGAAGAGGGGCTAGGGGCTGGGGGCTAGGGGCTAGGGGTTGGGATAATTCAGTGATTTTTGGGGATTTTGTTTCTTTTTCCAGTAAATCCACAATGTGAACTACAGAATCATCTAAAGACAAAGCTTCAATAAAAGCATTCACAGCTTGGTCTGCTTCTAGAAGTTTCAATCCTTTGACTTTCGCCAAAATTACCAGCGCTTGTCCGCCGATTTTTGCCATTCCCTTGTCGCGCCACAGAGAGAAATTAACAGCAAGCGAATGTCCGGGCGCGCCGCGTTGGGTGCGGTATGTTGCATAGTTATCTAAGAAGATATTAGCTGCTGCGTAGTCTCCTAAGTTCGCTCCCCATTCAGCTTTTGATGCCGCCGCAGAGGATATCACAGCAAAGCATTTCAAAGGTTCGTTTTGGGTGACATTATCTAAAATAATGGTTCCCTCAACTTTGGGTGCAAGTACCTCCGCCACTGTTTCGGGTGTTTTTTGTAACAGTTTAAATCGAGTTTGATCCTGCACCCCAGCCGCATGGATGACTCCATGTAACTGTCCAAACTGCTCATGGATAGTTTCCATCAACAGCTGCATCCCTTCGGCATCCGTCACATCTACAGCGTGATAAAGTACCGTAGCTCCTAGTTGTTCTAGATTTTGAATAATCTGAATGCGTTTATTGTCACCTTCATGCAAATGCCATTCTGCTTTTGGTGGTAGGGGATGACGACCAGTGAGGACTAAATTAATCGGTGCGCGACTCACCATTCCTTTAGCGATTTCTGCCCCAACATCACTCACACCACCAGTAATCAACCAAGTATCTCCCGGTGTCAAGACAGACTGAAATTCCTTGCCAGCCGGAATTTCCATTCTTTCTAAAAGCCGAATGAATCTTTGTCCTTGGCGAATAACTACAATCCCTTCCTTGTCAGGTTTAGCTGGCAATTCTTGGAACAAAATTTGAGCCAGTGTTTCTGGAGATGCACTCCCAGGTGTAATATCTACTACCTTTGCTTGAATATTATTGTGTTCTTGAGTAATTGTCTGGGCTAAAGTTGCGCCCATTACTTGGTGTAAACCCTGAAGAGTATCATTTGCAGATGTTACGTAAGCACCCTGAGTTAACAGTAGGAGATTGATGGGAGAATTACCGTAATGTTTGACAAGTGCTTGCCCCAAATACAGCAGACTGTACATACCTTCTTGCAGTACAGAATCGTGAGAATCTACAGGCAACCGAGAGATAGCAGCTTGATTATAATTCCAAAGGTGAACAATAGCTGTAATCGTCAAACCTTGCTCTTTTAAAGCTTGAATCAGTTGGTCATAATCGAATGGCGAAGCAGGATTGATAATAAAATGGCGTTCTGTTTTTTGTTGGAACTTTTGACCAGCAGTTACAAAATAAACAGGATATTTTTCCGCATCAAACAGCTTCTCCAGGTTTTTAGCAACCATAAGAGCGTCCTTAAAAATGAGGACAGCCCCTGGCGGAATCTCTCCCGTTTCAACTAGCTGCTGAGGTTGCCATTGCCACTCATAAAAGTATTTAGAACTCTCTAAAACTCTCATTTCTTTGCGTACTTTGTGTCCTTGGCGGTTCGTTTCTTCATAATTCTGCGGGCTTTGTTTGCCGAGTTCATCTGTTGTAGTATTCAATTTGGTATTATTTCCTCCGTCGGTTTTAATCCAAAAACGTTGACGCTGAAACGGATAAGTAGGAAGTGCTAACTTAGCGCGTGTAAAATCTCGATCAAAGCCGTCCCAGTCCACATCTACGCCGAGGGTGTATAGTGTTGCCAAGCTGTTAAGTAACGACTGCCAGTTATCCTCTTTGGTAAGAGAAGTCAACCAAGTCCCAACTTCTTTTGGTAAACACTGCTTTCCTAAATTCGACAGCGTAGAATTGGGGCCGATTTCCAAAAATAAGTCATAACCTTGACGATGTAACGTCTCCATCCCTGCTGAAAATCTGACCGCTTCTCGAATATGACGACACCAATAATTAGCATCAGGAACATCTTGATTGCTGAGGATTTCACCCGTCAAGTTAGAAACTAAAGGAATGCGAGGCGCGTTAAACTTCACCGAGGCAGCAATCTTTTCAAAAGACTCCAGCATCGGGTTCATCAAAGGAGAGTGAAAAGCGTGGGAAACTTTTAACGCCTTGGCAGAAATTTTCTCAGACTCGAAGTGTTTCAACACTTTTTGCACAGCTGCTTTGGTTCCCGAAATCACAGTTTGCTTGGGACTATTCACAGTAGCAATAGATACGTCTGAAGAAGGCGCAATAGCATCCACTACCCGTTGCTCATCGGTCAAAACTGCCGCCATCATGCCATTAGGAGGTAACGCTTGCATCAGTCGCCCTCTTTCGGCAATTAACTTCAACCCATCTTCTAAACTGAACACCCCAGCAGCACAAGCCGCAGCATATTCCCCAACACTGTGACCGATAACTATATCTGGGACAATTCCCCAAGATTTCCACAGTTCAAAAAGGGCATATTCCAAGGCAAATAAAGCTGGTTGCGTATAGGCAGTTTCATTTAACACCGAGTTTGTATTTGACTCAGGGTAAATAACTGACAATAGAGGTTGTTCTAGATAAGCCCGGAGAATTTCATCGCAGCGTTCCAAGGTGCGGCGAAAAACTGGCTGGGTTTCATAGAGTTGTCGTCCCATTCCGACATACTGAGAACCTTGTCCGGTAAAGAGAAACGCAATTTTACGAGACTTATTTATTTCTGGCCGATTAACTATTGCCGAATTAACAAAAGTATTAAGTTGTTCGCTTAACTGAGCAGTAGATTCAGCAACCACAGCTAGACGATAATCAAAATGCGATCGCCCCGTGTTACTAGTAAAACAGACATCAGCAACAGCAACTTGGGGATTTGTCGCTAAAAATTGTCCATACTTCTGCGCTAATTCTCGCAACGCCTTTTCACTCTTCGCCGAGAGAGTCAACAAATGCTTAGGACGCTCAAACTCTGAAACTCTTCCTCCGTGTCCTTTGCGTCCTCTGCGGTTCGTTTCTTGACCTTCCTCCAAAATCACATGAGCATTAGTCCCACCAAACCCAAACGCACTTACACCAGCAAATCGCGGCTCTTTCGTCCAGACCTGACCTTCAGTAGGAATCGCCAAACCACTGCCCTCTAACTTGATATGAGGGTTAAGCTGCTGCAAATGTAAATTAGCTGGAATCTCTTGATGCTGTAACGCCAGCACCACTTTAATCAAACTAGCAATTCCCGATGCCGCCTCCAAATGACCGATATTGGTTTTTACCGAACCAATCCAGCAAGAACATGATGGCGTTAGCACTTCTTTCAAAGAATTGACCTCAATCGGATCTCCCAAGGGCGTACCAGTACCGTGCGTTTCCACATAACTAATTTGTGCAGGTTGTATTTGCGCCTTTTCCAAAGCCTGACGCACAACTGCTTGCTGAGAAGGACCATTAGGTGCTGTCAATCCATTGCTACGACCATCTTGGTTAACTGCCGAACCTCTAATAATTCCTAAAACCTGGTCTTGATCCCTCTTAGCATCACCAAGACGCTTCAAGACAACAACACCGCAGCCTTCACCGCGAACATAACCGTTAGCACTAGCATCAAATGTCTTACAATGGCCGTCGTCTGCCATCATTTGCGCTTGAGAAAAAGCGATCGTTAATTCGGGAGTTAGGATGAGATTGACCCCACCAGCTAAAGCTAATTCCGACTCTTTTTGACGCAGACTTTGGCAAGCTTGATGCACTGCAACGAGTGAAGAAGAACAAGCTGTATCTACTGCCCAACTCGGCCCACGTAAATCTAGTAAATAAGATAAGCGATTGGCGGTAATGCTGAACGCCGAACTAGTACCAAAGTAAGCATCAGTGCCAGTGGGATGGTTAAACTGCAACCGCGCATAATCATTAGTGCTAATACCGATAAATACCCCAGTTTGACTGCCTTTTAATTTTTGTGGGGCAATGCCAGCATTCTCCAACGCTTCCCAACTCACCTCTAACACCAACCGTTGCTGCGGGTCGATACTTTCGGCTTCGCGGGGACTGATGCCAAAGAAACCAGCATCAAATTGATCCACATCTTCCAGGAATCCCCCCCAACGGGTATTCATTTTTCCTGGTGTTGCTGGTTGGTCATCGTAAACTTGCTGAATATCCCAGCGATCGCCCGGTACTTCTACAATGGCATCAGTACCAGTTCGTAACAGTTGCCAGAACGCTTCCGGGTCTTTCGCTTTTGGAAAACGACAACCTATGCCTATAATTGCGATCGCATCTGTTGCGTCATTCTTACCACTTTCATCTGTCACCACATCAAACTCTAATTCTGGCTGGGAATTTTCCACCACCACAGCCAAATGTTCAGCCAAAGCCGCAATAGAAGGATAATCATAAACCAAAGTCGGAGAAAGACTCAATCCCAACCAATCTTCCAATTCCGTAGAAAGCATCATCGCCGCCAGCGAATCCAAACCATAACGCGCAAAAGGTTCTTGAACATCTATGCTTTGAGACGCAATCTTTAACTGCTGTGAAACCTTATCAACCAACCAAACTTGAATAACTTCTGCTTGCTTTCCTTCTGCCTTTGCGCCTTTGCGCCTTTGCGTGAGCCTTTCATATCCTGCTTGACCCTGCCACATATCCACAACATCCAACGTACCCTCCAAAAACTTAGCCCGACAAGCATGACGCTGAATTTTCCCACTAGAAGTTTTCGGAATACTTGCAGGCTTCAGCAGCGCTACAGCATAAACCTGTAACTCATGTTCCTCAGACACCGTTTGTCGGATAGCCGCCACAACTTCATCAACATTCAACTTGCGAATCGCAGTCCGTTCAACCTCGCAAGTCACAACGAGTTGTTCTTCGCTATCTACTTCAATTGCAAACGCCGCCGCGAAACCAATCCGTAAAGCTGGATGACTTTTGACCACTGTCGATTCGATATCCTGGGGATAGTGATTACGACCCCGGATAATAATCATGTCCTTGACGCGTCCGGTAACGAACAACTCACCATCCTGTAAAAATCCGAAATCACCGGTACGCAGAAATGGCTTACTTCCATCTTGCAAATATACTTGAAATGTTTGCGCTGTCGCTTCTGGTCTTTGCCAATAACCTTGAGCCACACTAGAACTAGCAACCCAAATTTCTCCGACTTCGTTGACTGCACATTGCGTCATTGTCTCTGGGTTAGCAATGACAATTTTTGTATCTAGCCAAGAATGCCCACACCCCACCAAATGTCTAATATTTTTAGTATCTGCATTAGCTGGAACAATCCGGTTTTGTTCGAGTGCTTCGGCTTCAACTTGACAATAAATCGGTTCGTCTTTGACATTGCCACCTGAAACCATCAAAGTGGACTCAGCCAAACCGTAGCAAGGATAAAATAAGTTAGTCCGGAAACCAGCGGGCTTAAACTTCGCTGCAAACCGTGCCATTGTTTCTTGACGAACAGGTTCAGAACCGCTGTAGGCGCTATGCCAATGACTTAAATCGAGGGATTCTATTTGTTCTGGAGTCAATTTGCTGCTAGCGCAGAGGTCATAACCAAAATTAGGGCCACCCGAATGATTTGCTTGATAATGCGAAATTGCTTGCAACCAGCGAATCGGACGCTGTACAAACGATGCAGGGGGCATCAGGATACATTTAAATCCTGTATATATGGGTTGTAAATGTCCATCAATCAAACCCATATCATGAAATCCAGGCAGCCAAGACACAGATACAGTATCAGGAGTAAGTTCAAATGCTTGCCTGATATACTCCAAGTTATGTAGCAGGTTGCCATGACTGACCATGACTCCCTTGGGCGAACCAGTAGAACCGGAAGTGTATTGTAGAAAGGCTAAAGTGTCGCTGTTAACTTCCGGTTTTTGCCAGTTTGAGGCTAAGTCATCAGCAATGCCATCGGTAGCGAGTAAATGTAAATCTGTTAGTTCTGTATCTTGGTCAAAGCGTTTTTTGATATTCTCGAATAGAGATGTGGTGGTTAGAGCTACCTTTGCTTGAGCATCTGTGATGATTGATTGTAATCTGGTGAGCTTTTGATTTTGTTTGGGTGGGTAAGCTGGAACGGCTACAACTCCTGCATATAAACAGCCGAAGAAAGCGGTAATAAATTCTAAGCCAGACGGGTAGAGTAATAAGGCTCGTTCGCCACTCGCTTTGATAGACTGGAGATAAGCTGCGATCGCTCGTACTTTTTGGTCTAATTCTTGATAAGTTAAACTAGCTGTTTCTATTTCTCCATCCTGCAAAAAAGTAAAAGCTAATCTATCAGGTTGGTGTAAGGCTCTGTAGCGCAGTAGTTCTACTAGTGAAGAAAATTTTAAATATTGAAAGGAAACAGTCATACTACCTTTTCCTTGGTGTTGTGTGAATTAGGGACTAGAGATTAGAGAAAAATAAATTTTCATCACTCTGTTGTGAATTAAAACATGAATTTATATCACGCAGAGTCGCAGCGAAAAGTTGTCAGGAGGGTTTCCCTCCGTAACAAACTTTTCAAGACAAAGTCGCAGAGAGATAAGAATTGGGAAGAGTTGATTTAGTGGAAGGATATCTTAACTAATTGTTAAAGAATATGTTTGCTTCAACTATTTATATTTGATTTGTGAATACTTTTAAGTTGTAGCTATCAGTAACATAGTTAAATTTACGGAATGTGAGATGAATAATCAATGGAAAATCTTTCGCTAATCAGGGATGTATCTTAGAAAATGGGGAGAGGAGAAAGCAGGAAGGAAAATACTAGGGCAAACCCACCTAAATTATATTTACTTACTACTGAGGTTAAGAATCAACGAAAAAATCAGCATTTTATCGTTTGATTTATTTTCCAAAACTTAAAGCGATGCCAAAGGCAAGCCGCAAAGCGTCTACGCTAAAATCTTTGTCAACAAGCAGAGGTTAATGATATTCTTCTTAAGCCTATTGAGAATAAGCTAGTCTTATTGACATGATACGATCGCCCTGTACTTTCATGCTGATTTTCTCATCATTCGTTTTTATCGATGCTCACCTTTATTTGCTTTTAGTTTACCTGCGATCGCTTTTCTCTACACTTTAATGACTATCGATTCAGCTATTCGTCACTGGCAAGGGCGTGGCGGTGCGTGGAAAGGACGAGTTTATCTTGGTTAAGAGTTATCTTCTCTAACTAACTCATCCAAGCTATCTGGAAATGTCCCGTGTTCAATCATTTTAGTAAACACTTGGTAGCAGTCATCTTTTGCTCCCTCTTTCCGTGGAAACCCTAACCACAAAATCACAATCGCTTTTAACTGTTCTGTATCAAACGCCCGAAAAAATAACCGATATCTGTCTGGTAAACCCATCTTTTTCACCCTTCCATAGCGTTTTAATGCTCCTGTCAAAGCAAAATGACTTGCCAAGGGATCGGAAGGAATTTTTGTTTCAATAGCCACAGTAATTGCTGCAAATAATTTTACTGTTGCATGGGTTTTATATTCAGCTTCTGGTAATTTTTCTTGTAACCGAGAAACACGCTCAAATAATTCTTGATACTGACTACCAAATAACTGTGGGTGAAAATATATTTCCCAGCCATTACTAATAAACTTCGCCATCTTCTAATGACTCATCGTCTAATTCTACACCCGCAATTAGTTGCTGGGCAGCCTCCGACATTTCAATTGTATAAGGTTGCATCGTGTTATTTTTTAATGCTTCTGTCATAGCAAAATCAAGAAACAGTCGCATTAATACTGAGTTCTCTTCTTCTTCAATTAGCTGAGGCACAATCCGCAAAATTGCAGTATCTGGTGATAATACTTCTATCCAACCATCTGCATTAGCAAACTGAGGATGCTCACGATAAAACTCTGCGGGGAACCTAAATCCTGCGCTGTTACCAATTTTGGTACTCCGAATGCTGTAGGAGTTGCTCATATTCATACGTATGTACAAGGTGTACTTACATAATAGCAAGTGCGATCGCTTTTCTCTACACTTTAATGACTATCGACTCTGCTATTCGTCATTGGCAAGGACGCGGTGGTGCTTGGAAAGGGCGCGTTTATCTTGGATAACACTACTCATCAAGCAACAATTTTTAATAAAGCCTACGTATATATACTGCACTTAAACAAAGCGAAACAGCTTAAATTTACACGGTATGAGCGCTCGCGTCGAAGCCTGACCGCTGATAACTGCCTTCCTACTCCCATTGCCAGCATTTGAGTTGCCAGCCGTGTCCTTCGACCGCTAAAGCACCCACATAGCCGTAAGCGGGTGTAAATTCTTGGAGTGACCAACGGGTGACAGTGGAGCGATCGCCTTTAATGCTGTAAAGTTGAACTGGCTCACTGGGAGATAATGAAACATCTAACTGATCCATCGGAAACAGTAGCCCATAACCAGTAGCTTTTAAATAAGCTTCTTTACGTGTCCAACCATTAAAAAATGCTCCTAGCTTTTGGTCTGTAGGAAGTTGATGAAAGACATTTTTTTCGCGCTCTGAAAAACAGCGATCTGCAATTTGTTCAAAGTCGGAAATAGGGCGAATATATTCAATATCAACACCAATTTCACGTTTACGGGTTATGGCATATAAAACAAGTTCGTGGGAGTGAGATAAATTAAAACTCAAGATACTTCCACCAGATGTTTCTGCTAGAGTTGGTTTGCCATGCTGTCCATAACAAAACTGTAATTGACTGGCATTAGTGCCTAAGTAAGAACCTAAGATTGTCCTCAGTAAGCCACGTCCAACAATGAAACGTTTCCTGTCTCGTTCTAAATAAAAACGCTCAGATCTGGTGCGTTCATCTTGTGAAAGTAATTGTGCTAATGTCTGAACGCGAGATGTTGATTGGTTGAGGAAAGTACACCAGACATGAACATCTTCGCTTAACAGTGACCAATTTGTAGGGGGAGAACGCCACAGGCAATCAACAGTGATCATAATAATTCGTAATACTCGCCTTTGGCGAGAAGCAAGCTACGTAATTAAGATACACAGACGTATTCAACTTCTTTAGCTAAATGTTGTGCCAATACCTTAACTGTGGGATATTCATACACCAACTCAAGAGAAAATCTACGTCCTAACCAAACTTCTATGGCGTATGTTAGACGTAATGCTTCTAGTGAAGTTATTCCGTAGTATTCAAAGGGCAGATGAATGTTAATTTCACTGTGATTAACTAGCAGCAGTTTAGAAAGATAAAAAACTAACCAGCCTTCAATAACTTCTTCTGTTTGAAACTGCTGTTGTAAAGGTCGTGCTTCAACATCACTCCGATACAAGAAGGTTTCTCTACTGTTACCAAGGTTTTGTATACACTCAAGTAGTGTATTATGACTACTTTTAAAAAACTGTAACAAGCTAGTATTTGTTAATTCTTTAGTGACATTTTGTAAGTTTTTCATACCTAAAATATCTCCTGTAATTAGTGGCACAAACGTTGATAAATGTTTGTTAGTAAGCTCTATCAGATTTATTCAATTCGCTTACTGTATAGACCAAAACTAAAGCAAAACTCATGATTGACAAGATAAAAATTTGACGCACACCAAAAATTTGCATGACGGTGGAAGAAAGTACAGGCCCAGCAGCACATCCAAAACCATAGACTGTTGTAAATAAGGCGCTTCCAGAAGATGATTCATTACGGGAAACTTTGTTGCCAATCATGGCGATCGCTAAGGGAAAAATAGGACTGATGCTAGCTCCAGAAATAAATGCCAAAACCTGAATAGTCATGGAGTTTGTAATTAATGAAAGAGACGAAAGAGAAAATATAATGATACAAACGGTTATCAAAAGAACCTTTAATTTATCGAAGCGGTCTGCTAAATGGGTAACAGGAAGGGTAGCCAGTAAACCTCCTAGTACAAATAAAACAAATGTAGACCCTATTTGTTCCACACCATAGTTTTGTTTTAGTAAATAAACTGGATATAAAGAAACCAGAGTAGCATCAACAAAACCATAAGCATAAGCGCTGTAAAGAGGAAGTTTCAACTTTCTAAAAAGCTCTATGCGTATAGAAGAGTGAAAAACAATAGACTTTTCAGGTAAGTTGAGCCAGACCACAATTAAGCCACTGAGAATTAAAAGACTACCTAAAGAAAAAGTTAATTGTGGAGAAAAGTTGTAGAGAGAAGAACCTATAACTGGTCCCATACCAAATCCAAAGGAAAAAGCTAAAGCATACAAGCCACTAGTAAGGCCTCGATTACTTTCATGACAAAAATAATTTAATGCTGTTTGCCCACAAACTAAATACAAACAACAACCAAAACCCATCACAGCCCGGATAACAAACCACAAAGATAATTGAGTTGTCATAGGAAATAAAGGAGCGCTACAACCCATCAGCATTAAACCTAATGTCATGGTTTTACGGAGTCCTATTTGGCGTAATATTCTTGCTACTAAAGGAGTTCCAATAAATATCATGAGAAAATATACTGTCGAGTTAGCACCTATCCATAACTCCTCAACTTGATTTTGAGCCATCAGTGTTGAAATAAAAGGATTAAACAGCCCTATAGATATACCCGATAAAAAAGCAATGACGTATAAAGCTGGTAGTCCATTAGAAAAGGCAGAGTTTGGTTTAGCGGAAGTTAAATTTTCCATTGTTTTTGTCTAATTAGGATTTTATCTTTTAGTGTCTTTGTGGTTTGATATTTTTTACCACGAAGACACGAAGACACAAAGATGAAAACAGTTAGTTTAAAGAAGGTGAGACGGAAAAATATTCATCAACTAGTTTCATCCGAGATGTATTTCTCCATTCTTTTGGAGGAAGCTGATGAATTTGTCGAAACAAGCGGATGAAATAACCTGCATCTACATATCCAACTTTTGTGGCGATTCGATTAACGGTTTCGTCGGTATTGAGTAGTAAATAACGCGCTTCTGTCATCCGGCGTTCAACAATCCAATCGTGTACTGATCGCTTGGTTTGGCGTTTAACTAAATTAGTTAAGTAAGCATGAGAGTAACCCACTGCTTGGGCAACATCAGAAAGATTAATTTGCTGATGATAATTCTCTTCAATATATTGAAAAACTTTACTCAGTCGGGAGCTAGTAGGATAGAAAGTTGTGGTGTCTATTGATTGTGATTTAGCTGATAGTTGCTGATTCACATACCATTGCTTCAAAGCAGTTTGTTTTTCTAATCGAGCCGCGATCGCTCCTAATAATTCTTCTACCGTACAAGGTTTAGTCAGATAATCATCAGCTCCTAAGTTCATACCTTTACGGAGTTCAGATTTGGTAAGTGTGACGGTGAGAAAAATAAACGGAATAATTGCTGTAACAGGATCTTGGCGTAGTGTGTTGAGAACGCCATAACCATCAAGTTCTGGCATCAGAATATCGCAAAGTACTAAATCAGGTAAACATTCCCGTGCGCGTTGAATACCAACAATGCCATTTTCAGCGCCAATAGTAGAGAAACCTTCAGATTTAAGGCAATTAACAAAAAGGTTGCGGGTTTTTGTTTCATCTTCAATTACTAAGATGTTTTTCATCGTTTTTCCTGCTAATGACTTATTACAGTGTTGAGAAATTAAAGCCATAATTTGTCTTTCTCCCAAAGCAGAATGTTGAGTTGAAATCTGTAATCACGAAAGATTTGTGGTCTAGCTTTTCTATTAGCGAACAAATAAAACAAATTTTTCTACTATGGAAAATTAAAGTCGCAGGAATCAAAATTACTAACGCGATCGCTCTTGATTAAACTTCAAGTTTGTAAATTTGTAGCAGTCAACAATAAATTTGCAAACATATCCAACACCTTTCAATGTTTTCTTTTCTCAACAGAGAGATAAAAAACCTGCAAAAGCCTATCTGCTACAGCAACTAAACTTATTCGTAACCCTTGTTATTGATAAGAATGCCAATTCTTGATGATTTTAACCAGCAAGTATCTAAAATTTAAGGATAAAGTTAGTGAAAAATC contains the following coding sequences:
- a CDS encoding type I polyketide synthase, which codes for MTVSFQYLKFSSLVELLRYRALHQPDRLAFTFLQDGEIETASLTYQELDQKVRAIAAYLQSIKASGERALLLYPSGLEFITAFFGCLYAGVVAVPAYPPKQNQKLTRLQSIITDAQAKVALTTTSLFENIKKRFDQDTELTDLHLLATDGIADDLASNWQKPEVNSDTLAFLQYTSGSTGSPKGVMVSHGNLLHNLEYIRQAFELTPDTVSVSWLPGFHDMGLIDGHLQPIYTGFKCILMPPASFVQRPIRWLQAISHYQANHSGGPNFGYDLCASSKLTPEQIESLDLSHWHSAYSGSEPVRQETMARFAAKFKPAGFRTNLFYPCYGLAESTLMVSGGNVKDEPIYCQVEAEALEQNRIVPANADTKNIRHLVGCGHSWLDTKIVIANPETMTQCAVNEVGEIWVASSSVAQGYWQRPEATAQTFQVYLQDGSKPFLRTGDFGFLQDGELFVTGRVKDMIIIRGRNHYPQDIESTVVKSHPALRIGFAAAFAIEVDSEEQLVVTCEVERTAIRKLNVDEVVAAIRQTVSEEHELQVYAVALLKPASIPKTSSGKIQRHACRAKFLEGTLDVVDMWQGQAGYERLTQRRKGAKAEGKQAEVIQVWLVDKVSQQLKIASQSIDVQEPFARYGLDSLAAMMLSTELEDWLGLSLSPTLVYDYPSIAALAEHLAVVVENSQPELEFDVVTDESGKNDATDAIAIIGIGCRFPKAKDPEAFWQLLRTGTDAIVEVPGDRWDIQQVYDDQPATPGKMNTRWGGFLEDVDQFDAGFFGISPREAESIDPQQRLVLEVSWEALENAGIAPQKLKGSQTGVFIGISTNDYARLQFNHPTGTDAYFGTSSAFSITANRLSYLLDLRGPSWAVDTACSSSLVAVHQACQSLRQKESELALAGGVNLILTPELTIAFSQAQMMADDGHCKTFDASANGYVRGEGCGVVVLKRLGDAKRDQDQVLGIIRGSAVNQDGRSNGLTAPNGPSQQAVVRQALEKAQIQPAQISYVETHGTGTPLGDPIEVNSLKEVLTPSCSCWIGSVKTNIGHLEAASGIASLIKVVLALQHQEIPANLHLQQLNPHIKLEGSGLAIPTEGQVWTKEPRFAGVSAFGFGGTNAHVILEEGQETNRRGRKGHGGRVSEFERPKHLLTLSAKSEKALRELAQKYGQFLATNPQVAVADVCFTSNTGRSHFDYRLAVVAESTAQLSEQLNTFVNSAIVNRPEINKSRKIAFLFTGQGSQYVGMGRQLYETQPVFRRTLERCDEILRAYLEQPLLSVIYPESNTNSVLNETAYTQPALFALEYALFELWKSWGIVPDIVIGHSVGEYAAACAAGVFSLEDGLKLIAERGRLMQALPPNGMMAAVLTDEQRVVDAIAPSSDVSIATVNSPKQTVISGTKAAVQKVLKHFESEKISAKALKVSHAFHSPLMNPMLESFEKIAASVKFNAPRIPLVSNLTGEILSNQDVPDANYWCRHIREAVRFSAGMETLHRQGYDLFLEIGPNSTLSNLGKQCLPKEVGTWLTSLTKEDNWQSLLNSLATLYTLGVDVDWDGFDRDFTRAKLALPTYPFQRQRFWIKTDGGNNTKLNTTTDELGKQSPQNYEETNRQGHKVRKEMRVLESSKYFYEWQWQPQQLVETGEIPPGAVLIFKDALMVAKNLEKLFDAEKYPVYFVTAGQKFQQKTERHFIINPASPFDYDQLIQALKEQGLTITAIVHLWNYNQAAISRLPVDSHDSVLQEGMYSLLYLGQALVKHYGNSPINLLLLTQGAYVTSANDTLQGLHQVMGATLAQTITQEHNNIQAKVVDITPGSASPETLAQILFQELPAKPDKEGIVVIRQGQRFIRLLERMEIPAGKEFQSVLTPGDTWLITGGVSDVGAEIAKGMVSRAPINLVLTGRHPLPPKAEWHLHEGDNKRIQIIQNLEQLGATVLYHAVDVTDAEGMQLLMETIHEQFGQLHGVIHAAGVQDQTRFKLLQKTPETVAEVLAPKVEGTIILDNVTQNEPLKCFAVISSAAASKAEWGANLGDYAAANIFLDNYATYRTQRGAPGHSLAVNFSLWRDKGMAKIGGQALVILAKVKGLKLLEADQAVNAFIEALSLDDSVVHIVDLLEKETKSPKITELSQPLAPSPQPLAPLPQPLAPLPQPLVPLPQPKTQNIRRLVRDILSQYVTIPQEQVEGYRSFQELGLDSLGAVEAIKQLSLTFKHQLSPTLFFEYQTPDELADHLEKQYGDAISTAETPINKPKKETPTNSMLQQSNFKAMDVKQEDIAIIGMACKIPGADNLEQYWQFLDEKRSFIKEVPSDRWLVEDYYEENGTAPHTTYCKRGGFIENPFDFDPMFFGISPREATAMDPQQRVFLEVSWQALQQAGYGGKYRTKDIAVIVGGDQNNYVEHFFNYQYGTVLKRRLHKTSWFEQLTPTEQKNLLDTVSDVLKPSELMPEATAGNELNQIAARVSHCLDLMGPSLEVGTACSSSLVAIHLACESIRAGDTCMAIAGGVNLNLSPTPFTFLSRVQAFSPTGECFPFDSRANGMVVGEGTGAVVLKSLRKALEDGDYIHAVIKGSAINNDGHSQGITAPKPEGQAEAIRKAYNKFGIDPETISYIETHGTGTMLGDPVEVEGITKAFRDFTSRKGFCGIGSVKSSIGHLMAGSGVVSLIKVVLAMQHGKIPPTVGFEQPSPHIDFANTPLYVVGGEGKPWTSDGELLRAGVNGFGFGGTNCHLIVEQSPISQSVKSEEPTSPHLLCLTGRNQKVLKEIVKQLHEHVIQHPEQELSEICLTLSNSQRELSYKAALVVNNRQHLLDSLNAISLEQNQSNIQLGRSNPQKATPTYLVLDNSCTFTPEEAKILSARYPEFRKAYADCEFLWRRTLSNWESNNTTNLSQKAHSFAVQYALCNLLMSLKIQPSVILAEGIGILVGACLTAMSSLKEAFILLAELEGKHTNNSVEEPRLEAPLVTVWNCSIVTPLGTYKPSGKFTSTQLQSLLHVSGSLKAEQCQEACSETGAYLHLGNSELIRQQLNIADDPQTWIHAEKSQPVINSLLTIIARLYTAGVQLNSLGLFPQGLRRVPLPTYPFERKTYKAPIDYSEPKFTEAVEIDGLLLIEHLATLSPEQRQSSYNALLQEFGFAAKTVENINN
- a CDS encoding type II toxin-antitoxin system YhaV family toxin, with amino-acid sequence MAKFISNGWEIYFHPQLFGSQYQELFERVSRLQEKLPEAEYKTHATVKLFAAITVAIETKIPSDPLASHFALTGALKRYGRVKKMGLPDRYRLFFRAFDTEQLKAIVILWLGFPRKEGAKDDCYQVFTKMIEHGTFPDSLDELVREDNS